A single region of the Lycium barbarum isolate Lr01 chromosome 2, ASM1917538v2, whole genome shotgun sequence genome encodes:
- the LOC132628069 gene encoding uncharacterized protein LOC132628069 encodes MLPHSTYYYNLAKSRTILVFFILVFIFLFFINVLNYQEPIHIYQIPMALPQILHSPYKPHLNPNHLFLTHQPNYHFTPQCQSLLRRRRNPTRIIQCSASSFPEKHHTNGPSHPPNDAVELPLFPLPLVLFPGAILPLQIFEFRYRIMMHTLLQTDLRFGVIYSDTTTGASDVGCVGEVVKHERLVDDRFFLICKGQERFRVNKLVRSKPYLVAEVTWLEDRPSGNEGDDVEGLANEVEGYMKDVIRLSNRLNGKGEKEATDLRRNLFPTPFSFFVGSTFEGAPREQQALLELEDTAVRLKREKETLRNTLNYLTAASAVKDVFPSS; translated from the coding sequence ATGCTGCCACACTCCACTTACTACTACAATCTCGCTAAATCAAGAACCATTCTTGTTTTTTTCATCTTAGTTTTCATTTTTCTCTTCTTCATCAATGTTCTGAATTATCAAGAACCCATACATATTTATCAGATCCCTATGGCTTTACCTCAAATCTTACATTCCCCTTACAAACCCCACTTAAACCCTAATCATCTCTTCTTAACTCATCAAcccaattaccattttacccctcaatgtCAATCGTTACTCCGTCGCCGGCGTAACCCGACCCGTATCATCCAATGCTCCGCTTCATCCTTCCCTGAAAAACACCACACAAATGGTCCTTCACATCCCCCAAACGACGCCGTTGAACTCCCACTTTTCCCACTCCCATTAGTTCTCTTCCCAGGTGCTATCCTTCCACTTCAAATATTCGAATTCCGTTACCGCATAATGATGCATACACTCCTCCAAACGGACCTTCGTTTCGGCGTAATTTACTCAGACACGACAACAGGAGCATCCGACGTTGGTTGTGTCGGAGAAGTCGTTAAACATGAACGACTTGTCGACGACAGGTTTTTCTTAATCTGTAAAGGACAAGAAAGGTTTCGTGTTAACAAACTTGTACGCTCTAAACCTTATTTAGTTGCTGAGGTGACGTGGCTTGAGGATAGACCATCTGGCAATGAAGGTGATGACGTGGAAGGGTTAGCTAATGAAGTTGAGGGTTATATGAAAGATGTGATTAGGTTGTCTAATAGGTTGAACGGGAAAGGTGAAAAAGAAGCAACGGATTTGAGAAGGAATTTGTTTCCAACGCCTTTTTCCTTCTTTGTTGGGAGTACTTTTGAAGGAGCTCCAAGGGAGCAACAAGCGTTGCTTGAGTTGGAAGATACTGCTGTGAGATTGAAGAGAGAAAAAGAGACTTTGAGGAATACTTTGAATTATTTAACTGCTGCTTCTGCTGTTAAGGATGTGTTTCCATCTTCTTGA
- the LOC132628070 gene encoding zingipain-2 yields the protein MNLLWQSLFLVLLIFQGPICNCSSIYDLFGNWCEQHGKTYSSEQERVYRFKVFEENYAYITEHNSKGNSSYTLGLNAYSDLTHHEFKKSFLGLSSSANEFIRLKHGDSSFGGVLSDVGDVDIPSSLDWREKGAVTNVKNQGSCGACWSFSATGAIEGINQITTGSLVSLSEQELIDCDRSYNDGCGGGLMDYAFKFVIKNGGIDTEKDYPFRERAGTCNKNKLQRHVVTIDGYTDIPQNDEDELLKAVATQPVSVGICGSARAFQSYSKGIFTGPCSTSLDHAVLIVGYGSENGLDYWIIKNSWGTSWGINGYMHMQRNTGNQEGICGINMLASYPTKSSPNPPTPPAPSPSKCSMFTSCGQGETCCCGWKFIGVCLSWKCCGLDSAVCCKDGRHCCPHDYPICDTSRNLCLKRMSNATIVQQPQKEAFTGKFGGLIHPF from the exons ATGAATTTGTTATGGCAATCTTTGTTTCTTGTTTTGCTAATCTTTCAAGGACCAATTTGCAATTGTTCATCAATTTATGATCTTTTTGGAAATTGGTGTGAGCAACATGGAAAAACATATTCTTCAGAACAAGAAAGGGTGTATAGATTTAAGGTTTTTGAAGAAAACTATGCTTATATTACAGAGCATAATAGTAAAGGGAATTCCAGTTATACCCTAGGTCTTAATGCTTATTCTGATCTTACTCATCATGAGTTTAAGAAATCTTTCTTGGGGTTGTCATCTTCTGCTAATGAGTTTATTAGATTGAAACATGGGGATTCTTCTTTTGGTGGTGTTTTAAGTGATGTTGGTGATGTTGATATTCCTTCTTCTTTGGATTGGAGAGAAAAAGGAGCTGTTACTAATGTCAAGAATCAAGGAAGTTGTG GTGCTTGCTGGTCATTCTCAGCCACTGGTGCAATCGAAGGTATCAATCAGATTACCACTGGATCTCTCGTTAGCCTCTCTGAGCAGGAGTTAATTGATTGTGACAGAAGCTACAATGACGGGTGTGGAGGTGGATTAATGGACTATGCTTTTAAATTTGTGATAAAGAATGGTGGCATTGACACTGAAAAGGATTACCCTTTTAGAGAAAGGGCAGGAACATGCAACAAAAATAAG CTACAAAGACATGTTGTGACCATTGATGGATATACTGACATTCCTCAAAATGATGAGGACGAGCTTCTAAAGGCGGTGGCAACTCAACCTGTGAGTGTTGGGATATGTGGCAGTGCGAGAGCATTTCAATCATATTCAAAG GGGATATTCACTGGGCCGTGCTCTACATCACTAGATCATGCAGTACTGATTGTTGGATATGGTTCCGAAAATGGACTTGATTACTGGATCATAAAGAATTCATGGGGAACAAGCTGGGGAATAAATGGTTATATGCACATGCAGCGTAATACTGGGAATCAAGAAGGGATCTGTGGGATAAATATGCTAGCTTCCTATCCAACTAAGAGTAGCCCAAATCCACCAACTCCTCCAGCTCCTAGTCCATCTAAATGCAGTATGTTTACCTCGTGTGGTCAAGGTGAAACCTGCTGCTGTGGTTGGAAGTTTATCGGAGTATGCCTTTCTTGGAAATGTTGCGGTTTGGATTCAGCAGTTTGTTGTAAAGATGGACGCCACTGTTGCCCACATGATTATCCAATTTGTGACACAAGTCGGAACCTTTGCCTCAAG CGAATGAGCAATGCTACTATAGTGCAACAGCCTCAGAAGGAAGCATTTACTGGGAAATTCGGAGGTCTCATTCACCCTTTCTAG